Genomic window (Blattabacterium cuenoti):
TTTTTGATATTAACAGAAAAGGAAATTTTAAAAAAGTAATTTCTGGAGAAGAAATCGGAACTATGGTTTCTAAAAAAAAATAAAATTATGGATGAATTAAAAGACATTTTTTCCTCGTGTAAGGAGGATATGGATAAAATTTTGAAACAGCTAAAAAACGAAATTCATAGAGTTCGATTAGGCAGTCAATCTGTATCTTCTTTTTTAGGTAAAATAAAAATAAAATGCTATGACACCTTTTTTACACTTATAGAAGTAGCCAACATTTCTATTATAGATAATATGAATATTTCAATTCATCCTTGGGATCGCTCTATTATTTCAGATATAGAAAAAGCCATTATAAATGCTAATCTAGGTTTTATGCCAACTAATAAAGGAGATATGATTCATATACATTTACCTATAATCACAGAAGAAAGCAGAAAAAATTTAATGAAAAAAATAAAATTACAAACAGAACATGCCAAAATTCTTGTTAGAAACATTAGAAAAAAAAAAAATCAATATATAAAAAAATTGAAACTATCAGAAGATATTTATAAAACAGGTGAAAATCATATACAAAAAATGACTAGTGAATCTATACAAGAAATAGAAAATTTCTTTCTTCATAAGGAAAAAGAAATATTGAGAATATAAAATGGTAAAAAAATATTCAGTTAAAGAATTATTAAATAAAGGAAAGTATTTTATAGATAAAAAAGTATTAGTTGAAGGATGGATCCGTTCTTTTCGTTATTCTATTTTTATTACTTTGAATGATGGATCTACTATTAAAAATCTGCAGATTATTTTATCCAATAAATTGGATAAAATAATTATCAAAAAAATAACAATTGGAAGTTCAATTAGAGTTATAGGAATAATAAAAAAAAGTATTGGAACAAAACAATATATTGAACTCCAATCTTTGGATATAATTATATATGAATCAGTAGATCCAAAAATTCTTCAAAAATCTATTTTGCAACCTAAAAAACATAGTTTTGAAAAACTTCGTGAACAAGCTCATTTACGTTTTCGTACAAACATTTTTAGTTGTGTTATGCGAATCCGTCATCATATAGCTATTTGTATACATAGATATTTTCATGAAAATGGTTTTTTTTATCTTCATACTCCAATTATTACTACTTCAAATTGTGAAGGAACAGGAAAAATGTTCCAGATTACAACTATGGATTTAAAAAATAAATCAATAAATTATGCAGAAGATTTTTTTAAATGTAAAACTTATCTCAGTGTATCCGGACAATTAGAAGCAGAGACCGCTTCTTTAGGATTAGGGAAAGTGTATACTTTTGGCCCTGTATTTAGGGCAGAAAATTCCAATACTTCACGCCATTTATCTGAATTTTGGATGATTGAACCTGAAATTGCTTTTTATCATCTTGAAGAAAACATAAATTTAGCTGAAAATTTTCTTAAGTTTATAATCAAATATATTATTGATAATAGCATAGAAGATTTGATTTTTTTGAATCAATGTTTGGAAAAATGGAATAAAAAGAAAAAAAATTACCTTTTAGAAAAATTAGAACTTATCTTAAAATTTCCATTCAAAAAAATTAGTTATACAGAAGCTATAAAAATTCTTGATCAAGAAGAAAAGAAAAAAAATATAAAATTTTTACATTCAATTATTTGGGGAATGGATTTACAATCTGAACATGAGCAATATTTGGTAGATAAGTATTTTAAAATTCCTGTAATTATATTTGATTATCCTTGTAGCATTAAAGCTTTTTATATGCGGATGAATAATGATGGAAAAACTGTTAGAGCTATGGATATTTTATTCCCTGAAATAGGAGAAATTATTGGTGGATCTCAAAGAGAAGAACGTTATGATATATTATTACAACGAATGAAAGATACAAAGACTGACCAAAATATACTTTGGTGGTATTTAGATACACGTCGTTTTGGTTCTGTCCCTCATAGTGGATTTGGATTAGGTTTCGATCGTTTAGTTCAATTTATCACAGGAATGAATAATATTCGTGATGTTATCCCATTTCCAAGAACTCCAAAAAATGCAGAATTTTAAAACATGTTAAAACAACAATTATTGCAAAAAGGGCAACATAAGCTTTCTCCACAACAAATCAGATTAATGAAATTGGTTCAATTATCTACTTTAGATTTTGAACAAAGAGTTCAACAAGAATTGGAAGAAAACCCCGCTTTAGAAGAAGAAAATTGTTCGGAATTAGAAGAATATTCAGATATCTTAGAAAATGATATTGATATCACAGAAGATCAAAATCAGTCTGTAGATTTATCTGAAATAGATGAATATTTAAGTGATGATGAAATTGAAGATTTTCAAATCAATAATCAAAATTATAATGTAAAAAAACATATTCCTATTATTTCTGGAATTTCTTTTCAAGAATATTTAAAAAATCAATTACATACATTTCGTTTAAATGAAAACGATTTATTAATTGCTGATTTTATATTAGGAAATATAGATAATGATGGTTATATTAGAAGAAAAACTACATCTATATCGGACGATATTTTTTTAATACTTGGAATATCTGTCTCTATAGAAAAAGTAGAAAAATTGATTGTAAATTATATACAAAAATTAGATCCTATAGGTGTAGGATCCAGAAATTTACAAGAATGTTTGCTAATTCAATTAGAGAAAAAAAAAATGACTAAAGAAGTTTTTTTATCAAAAAAAATTATAGGATATCATTTTGAATTTTTTGTAAAAAAACATTATCAAAAATTGCAAAAAAAATTGGGAATAACCAAAAAAAATTTACGAAAAGTTATTGATCAAATAAGAAAATTAAATCCTAAACCAGGAAAAATTTATTCTGATAACTCTAAAAATTTGGATCATATTACTCCTGATTTTAATATTTATATTTCTTCAGATGAAAAATTAGAACTTTCTTTAAATCAAATAAATATTCCAGAATTAAAAGTATCATCTTTATATTTAGATATGTTAAAATCTTATAAATCAGAAAAAAATATCAAAAAAAATGAAGGAACCATTGTATTTTTAAAACAAAAAATAGATTCAGCAAAATGGTTTGTTGATGCAATTAAACAACGTCAGAATACATTGATGCTAACAATGAATGCTATTATGAATTATCAAAAAGAATATTTTTTAACTGGAGATCCATTGAAAATAAAACCTATGATTTTAAAAAATATTTCACAAAAAATTGGAGTAGGTATTTCCACTGTTTCGCGTGTAGCTAATAGTAAATATGTTAATACGCCATATGGTACTTTTTTAATTAAAAGTTTTTTTTCTGAAAAAATGATTAACCGAGAAGGAAAAGAAATTTCCTCTATTGAAATAAAAAAACTTTTGGGAGAATCAATAACTAAAGAAGATAAAAAAAAACCTTTAACTGATGAAAAATTATCAAAAATACTTAAAAAAAAAGGCTATTTAGTAGCTAGAAGAACTATTGCAAAATATAGAGATCAAATGCATATTCCTGTTGCAAGAATGCGAAAAAAATTATGATTTTTTTATAATTACAGTTTTCCAATTAGAAAATTCTTTAATAGATAAAGCTGATAATTCTCTTCCATATCCGGATTTTTTTACCCCTCCAAAAGGAAAACGTAAATCTGATTTTACTACTTCATTAATAAAAACCATCCCCGTATCTATTTTTTTTGATATTTCTTCCGCTTTTTCTAAATCATTTGTCCAAATGGAGGTTCCAAGTCCGTATGGTGTATTGTTTACAATATCAGGAATTCTTTTTTCTTGGGAAAAAGAAGAAATCATTCCTATTGGACCAAATATTTCTTCTTTCTGAACAATTTTGTTATCATTTTCTATTTTTAATAAAGAAGGATAAAAAAAATTACCATCTTTGGTAATTTCTAAACATATTTTTCCTCCATTTAGGATAATATTTTTGTATTGCTGATGCAATTTATCAGATAAATCATGACGGGAAATATAACCTATTTTAGTTGATTCATTATATAAATTTCCTCTCTTATATGTTCTCATTTCTTGTATTACTGCGTCTGTAAAATCATCCATTATAGTTTGATCTACAATAAATCTTTTTGCAGAAATACATGTTTGTCCTGTATTATTTAATCTAGATTCTGTCGCTAATTTTGCTATTTTTTCTATATTTTTTACGTCTTTCATGACTACAAAAGCATCATTTCCTCCTAATTCTAAAATAGATTTTTTAATATATTTTCCGGATAATGATCCTATAATGCTTCCCACAAAAGCACTTCCTGTAAAAGTGACTCCTTGTATTGTAGAGTGAGCTATAACAGATTCTATCTGATTCTGATCTATTAATAAAATCTGAAAAATTCCTTTAGGAAAACCAGATTCTAAAAATATTTTTTCTAAAATAAGAGAACATTCTGTTGTATTCAGAGCTGGTTTAATGAGAATTACATTTCCTAATAATAAATTAGGAATAGTAGACCTGATTGTTTGCCAAATAGGATAATTCCAAGGCATAATTCCTAATATAGGGCCTATAGATTCAAACTTAACATAAGAAATTTTATATTCAGTAAAAATTTTTTGAATAAAAATAGATTCTTTTAATTCACAATAATATTTACATAAATTAATGCTTTTGTTTATTTCTGCATGAGACTGAGTAATCGGTTTCCCCATTTCTTGGGTAATAGAGTAAGCTATAATATCTATAGCTTTTTGCATACAGAAACAGAATTTTATTAAACATTGAATCTTTGAATCGAAGGAATAATCTTTCCATTTTTTATATGCATTTTTAGCTTCAGATAATTTAATATTAATGTTTTTATTAGATAAATAATGATAAGTTTTTAATACATTATTGTCTACAGGATTAATGGTTTGAAACATCTCATTTTTTTTAAGTTTGGCTATTTAAGCTAACAGAAATTTTAGTATTAAAAGCTATTGCATAAAATTTTATTTTTTTTAAAAATAAAAACATTCCGTTAGCTCTAATTGGAGATAAAAAAGTTTGAAATCCTATTTCATAAATAAAATTAGCATTAGAAGAAATAATTTCAAAAGGAAAAAGGCCTGAATATACTCGAATCATAAGTGCAGCCATTCCTCTAGGTAATAAAGCATCACTGTCTCCTTCAAAAAAAATACGTGAACCATTTAATTTTGCCTTTAACCAAACTTTTGATTGACACCCATGAATTAATTTATCTTCAGACCTAAATATAGATGATTTTTTGGACAATTTTTTTCCCAAATTTATCAAATATTCATATTTTTCCTCCCAATTTTTAAGAACTTGAAATTCCTTTTTTATTATTTCTTCTTTTTTATGCAAAGTCATTTCTAAATTTTTATATCAACATGAAAATATACACTTTTCTTCTTTTTAAGAATGGGGGCTTAATTTTATTCTAGCCATTTTTGCTGCTTTTGTCATATTTTTTAGAGAGATCAATACTTCCTTCCATTTCCTAGTTTTTAATCCACAATCTGGATTTATCCAAATATTTTTTATAGGTAATTTTTTTGAAGCTTTTTCTATTAAATCAAAAATTTCTTCTACGGTAGGGATTCTTGGAGAATGAATATCATATACTCCTGGACCTATTTCATTAGGATAAGAAAAAACTGAAAAGGCTTTTAACAATTCCATTTTAGATCTAGAAGTCTCCATAGTAATGACATCGGCATCCAGATCTGCTATATGTTTAAAGATATCATTAAATTCACTGTAACACATATGCGTATGTATTTGAGTTTCATCTTTCACTACACTTGAAGACAGACGAAAGGCCTTAATAGACCAATCAAAATAAGATTTCCAATTCTTTTTTTTCAAAGGCAATCCTTCTCTTAGGGCAGGTTCATCAATTTGAATCATTTGAATTCCAGATTTTTCCAAAGATAAAACTTCTTCTCTAATAGCCCAAGCTATTTGATAAGCAGTAAGAGAAATAGGTTGATCATCTCTTACAAAAGACCATTGTAAAATTGTCACTGGTCCAGTTAGCATTCCTTTTATTAATTTTTTTGTTTTAGATTGGGCAAAACATATCCATTCTACAGTCATATCTCCAACACGATCAATATCTCCATAAATAACAGGAGGTTTAACACAACGGCTCCCATAACTTTGAACCCACCCATTATCAGTAGATAGTATTCCTTTTAGTTTATCGGAAAAATATTCTACCATATCAGTTCTTTCAAATTCTCCATGAACTAATACATCTAAATCTATTTTTTCTTGCTCTTTAATAACATATATAATAAAATTTTTAATTTTTTCATCATATTTTTCTTGACTAAGTTCTTTTTTTCGAAATTTATTTCGTAAAGAACGTATTTCTTTCGTTTGAGGAAAAGATCCTATAGTAGTAGTGGGGAATAAAGGAAGATGAAATTTTTTTTTCTGCTTTTTTTGTCTAATATGAAAAGGATTCTTTCTTTGTATATCTTGCTCTGTTATTTTGGTTGTTCTTTCCTTTATTTTTTTATCATGAAAAATAGAGGATGATTTTTTTAGTATATAAGAATTACTAAGTAAAATACTTTTATTTCCTTTTACAATTTTTTCTAAATCATTTAATTCATAAATTTTTTGTTTTGCAAAAGACATTTTATTTTTTATATCTATATGAATGGAATTTTCATATTCTATGTCTATAGGGACGTGCAAAAGAGAACAATTAGGAGCTATCATAACTCTATCTTCTCCTATAGATTCTATGGTTCTTTTTATCTTTTGAATAGAATTAGCGTAATTGTTTTTCCATATATTTCTTCCATCAATAAGCCCCAAAGATAAAATCATTTTTGACTCTTTTGAAAAAAAAGAAAGAACTTGTTCTAATTGATTTGAATTTTCCACTAAATCGATATGTAAAGCTTGAACAGATACATCTTGTAAAAGAGATATATTTTCTGATATACCATCAAAATAAGAAGTTAACAGAATATTTATTTTAGAACAAAATTTAGAGATTTCTCCATAAGCATATTTAAAAACTTTTTTTTCTTTTTCAGACATATCTAAAACTAAAATAGGTTCATCTAATTGAATCCAATTAATTCCTTTATCTTTTAATTTGTTGATAATTTTTATATAAATAGGAATAATATTTTCTATTAAATCCATCTTATGAAAAGATTTTTCTTTTTCTTTTCCTAAAAATAAATAAGATACAGGTCCAATTAATACAGGTTTAATTTTTTTTATCGATTTCAATATATTTTTAGATTCCTCTAATTCATCAAAAATTTTATTTGAAAAAATAGAAAATTTTTGATTTTTATCAAATTCTGGAACAATATAATGATAGTTAGTATTAAACCATTTGGTCATTTCCATCGCTTTAATATCCCATCCATTTTTTTGAAATCCTCTAGCCATAGAAAAATATAGATCAATATTATTATTATGATTATGAATCACTGGAATAGAAAGATATGGTTCTGAAACAACTCCTAATAATAAAGACATATCTAAAACATGATCATAAAAACTGAAATCATTACATGGAATTAAATCTAAATCAGCTTTATCTTGCGTCTTCCAATTTTCTTCTCTTATTTTTTTCCCTACTTCAAACAAAGCATTAGAATCAATTTTATTTGACCAATAAGCTTCACAAACTTTTTTTAACTCTCTTCGTATACCTATCCTAGGATAACCCAAATTATGTTTCAGCATAAAATAATAATTTTTATTATTTAAATTTTATTTCCAATTATATGATAAAGAAAAATTAACTAAATATCCAATAATTGATATAAATATTCTAAAATTTTTTTATCTAAAAAAGAAAAATTAACATTTCTTCTGTTCATCATAATTTCAGCAGTTTCACAAACTTTATTGAAAGGAATTCTTTTTTTACTTTGAATCCCTCCCAAAGAAAAAGAAGGAATATATCTAGGAGGAAATCCATATCCAAAAATACTATTACTAACACCTACGATCGTAGCTGTATTAAATTGAGAATTTATTGCTGATTTGGAATGATCCCCCATTATTACACCAATAAATTGAAAATTTGTAGGAACAAAATCTTTTTTTTCATAATTCCAAACTGTTACTTTTCGATAATCGTTTCTCAAATTAGAAATATTTGTTCCAGCTCCTAAATTACACCATTCTCCCAAAACTGAATTTCCTAAAAATCCATCATGTCCCTTGTTAGAATAGGAAAAAATAACAGAGTTAAAAATTTCTCCTCCTATTTTACAAAAAGAAGCAATAGTTGTCCCTCCATATATTTTTGATCCTATATTCAATGTAGTATTTTTTCCAATTGCTACGGGACCCCTGATTATAGATCCTTCCATAATAACAACTTTTTTATCAATATATATGGGCCCATCTTTAGCATTTAATACTACATTATTTGTTTTTATATTTTCTTCCAGAAAAATTTTATCCCTACAAATAATATTATTATTTCCTAATAAAGAAAAAGATTTTTTTCCTTTTGTGAAAAACATAAAATCCTTTTTTAGTACAGTTTCATTATTTATAAATATATCCCATGGAGATTGAATATGAATAACTTCTTTTACAGAATATGTTTTTTTACACTTTTTTAAAGGAAAAGAAAGAATGTCTTCTTTTCCTTTAAAAAAATTCTTTTTTATAGCAATCATTTTTTCTTGAAAAAAAATGGTTTCGTTTTCTTTCAAAGAAAAAAGAATTTGAATTAACTCTTCATTGGGAAGAAACGAAGAATTAATTAATAATATATTATCAAAAAAAGAAAATTCTTCTTTTGAATATTTTTTTGAAAGAAATGGTTGTGTAATAACATCTTCAACATTTTTTTTCATGTATTTTTCCCATCTTTCTTTTATCGTACATAAACCCAATATGATTTCTGATACAGGTCTAGTAAGTGTTATGGGAAATAATTTTTTCCATTCTACTCCATCATATAATATAAAATTCATATGAATATATCTCTATAATTTTTTATATTTTTCATATTTCTTTTTAAACTTCTCAGCTGGACCTGTTTTCCCTAAAAATCTTTTTTCTCCAGTAAAAAATGGATGTGAATAACTAGAAATTTCCATTTTGTATAATGGATAATCATTTCCATCTATGTGTATCAAATCTTTTGTTATTACAGTCGATTTACAAATAATCATTTTGTCATTATTAATATCTTTAAAAACAACAGGTCTGTAATTTTTTGGATGTGTTTTTTTTTTCATATTTGTTTTTTTTTAGGAAAACGATAAATCATTCCATTAATATTCATTCCAGCGCCTAAAGAAGCCATAAGAATAGTATCTCCAGGGTTAATTTCATGAGGAGTCATTTTCCCTTTAAGAATTAAATCCAATAAAGTAGGAACGGTAGCTACAGAAGAATTTCCAAATTTTTGTATTGTTGTAGGCATAATTTGATATAAAAAATCTTCGCTTAAGAATCTGTAATTATATAATTTCAACAATCTTTTTAAGATTGCATAATCCATTTTAGCATTAGCTTGATGAATCAAAATTTTTTTTATATCCTTTAGATTTAAATTAGCATGATCAAGTATATTTTTTAGCATTTTTGGAACTTCTGTTAATGCATATTCATAAATTCTTCTTCCATTCATTCTAATATGAACTAAAGATTTTTTATAATTTGGATTTAAAGAAGGTCCATTAGTTAAATAATATAATTTTTCATTATTATCACATTGAGTATCATAATGAATAATCCCATGTTTTTCGTTTTCTTCGTTTTCCAAATATTCTACTGCAGATAGAACAGCCGCTCCTGCTCCATCGGAAAAAATCATTGCATTTCTATCATGTGGATCAATTACTTTAGACAAAGTTTCGGAACTAGTAATTAATATATTCTTAGCATATTTAGATCGTAAAAGTTGATCCGCAAGAATCATCCCTTCTATCCATCCTGTACAACCAAAAATCATATCATATGGTCTACATTTTTTATTTTTTATTTGAAGTTTATTTTTTACTTTAGCAGCTACGGAAGGCATCAAATCAGATTGATAAGAAATGGGATTAATGTCTCCATAGTTATGAGCCGATATGATATAATCTATTTTTTCTTGATTAATTTTAGAATTAATCAAAGCTCTTTTTGCTGCTATTGCAGCAATATCAGAATTAAATAAACCTTTATTTATATATCTTCTTTCCTCTATTTCTGTTATTTTTTGAAATTTATTAATGATTTCTTCATTAGATTTTTTAATTTTTAATCCTTTTTTATCGTAAAATTTATGTTTAAAAAAATAATCTTTTTTTATAATTTTATTTGGTAAATAATGTCCTGTTCCTGTAATGATTGATCGAATCATTTTTTAAAAAATTTAGTAATAAAATAAAAAAAATAAATTTTTGTAAAATAAAAGAATTAAATAACTATTTTTTCATATATATATATGAAGTATATTCCAAATATTATGAACAAATATTCTCTTTATTCAAAAGAAAAAAAATTAAAAAATATGTTTGATCATATCGCTAATAAATATGATTTAATCAATCATATGTTATCATTTGGAATAGATTTTATATGGAGAAAAAAAGTAATTCATTTATTATACAAATTTAGTGAAATAAGAATTAAAAAAATATTAGATTTAGCTACTGGTACTGGAGATTTAGCTATCTTGTTAGCTCATCAATTTAAACACGCTTATATTACAGGATTAGATCCATCTGATAAAATGCTTAAAATAGCTAAACAAAAAATAAAAAACAATTTTTTTGAAAAAAGAGTTCAAATCATTCAAGGTTATTCGCAAAATATTCCGTTTCGGAATGAAACTTTTGAGATAGTGACTATTGCTTTCGGAATCAGAAATTTTCAATATATACATCATTCTATTAAAGAAATATATAGAATTTTAAAACCTTCAGGTATTTTAGCCATTTTAGAGTTTTCTCAACCTTCTAATTACTGGATAATGAAAATTTATTATTTTTATTTTTATTTTGTAAAAAAAATTGGAAATTTTATTTCAAAAAATCATTTTGCCTATAATTATTTAAAAGAATCTATATTATCTTTTCCCTATTGCAACAATAAAATGAACAAACTTTTAAAATACCATCAATTCAATCCAATTCATA
Coding sequences:
- a CDS encoding ribosome-recycling factor; amino-acid sequence: MDELKDIFSSCKEDMDKILKQLKNEIHRVRLGSQSVSSFLGKIKIKCYDTFFTLIEVANISIIDNMNISIHPWDRSIISDIEKAIINANLGFMPTNKGDMIHIHLPIITEESRKNLMKKIKLQTEHAKILVRNIRKKKNQYIKKLKLSEDIYKTGENHIQKMTSESIQEIENFFLHKEKEILRI
- the asnS gene encoding asparagine--tRNA ligase, coding for MVKKYSVKELLNKGKYFIDKKVLVEGWIRSFRYSIFITLNDGSTIKNLQIILSNKLDKIIIKKITIGSSIRVIGIIKKSIGTKQYIELQSLDIIIYESVDPKILQKSILQPKKHSFEKLREQAHLRFRTNIFSCVMRIRHHIAICIHRYFHENGFFYLHTPIITTSNCEGTGKMFQITTMDLKNKSINYAEDFFKCKTYLSVSGQLEAETASLGLGKVYTFGPVFRAENSNTSRHLSEFWMIEPEIAFYHLEENINLAENFLKFIIKYIIDNSIEDLIFLNQCLEKWNKKKKNYLLEKLELILKFPFKKISYTEAIKILDQEEKKKNIKFLHSIIWGMDLQSEHEQYLVDKYFKIPVIIFDYPCSIKAFYMRMNNDGKTVRAMDILFPEIGEIIGGSQREERYDILLQRMKDTKTDQNILWWYLDTRRFGSVPHSGFGLGFDRLVQFITGMNNIRDVIPFPRTPKNAEF
- the rpoN gene encoding RNA polymerase factor sigma-54, with translation MLKQQLLQKGQHKLSPQQIRLMKLVQLSTLDFEQRVQQELEENPALEEENCSELEEYSDILENDIDITEDQNQSVDLSEIDEYLSDDEIEDFQINNQNYNVKKHIPIISGISFQEYLKNQLHTFRLNENDLLIADFILGNIDNDGYIRRKTTSISDDIFLILGISVSIEKVEKLIVNYIQKLDPIGVGSRNLQECLLIQLEKKKMTKEVFLSKKIIGYHFEFFVKKHYQKLQKKLGITKKNLRKVIDQIRKLNPKPGKIYSDNSKNLDHITPDFNIYISSDEKLELSLNQINIPELKVSSLYLDMLKSYKSEKNIKKNEGTIVFLKQKIDSAKWFVDAIKQRQNTLMLTMNAIMNYQKEYFLTGDPLKIKPMILKNISQKIGVGISTVSRVANSKYVNTPYGTFLIKSFFSEKMINREGKEISSIEIKKLLGESITKEDKKKPLTDEKLSKILKKKGYLVARRTIAKYRDQMHIPVARMRKKL
- a CDS encoding aldehyde dehydrogenase family protein translates to MFQTINPVDNNVLKTYHYLSNKNINIKLSEAKNAYKKWKDYSFDSKIQCLIKFCFCMQKAIDIIAYSITQEMGKPITQSHAEINKSINLCKYYCELKESIFIQKIFTEYKISYVKFESIGPILGIMPWNYPIWQTIRSTIPNLLLGNVILIKPALNTTECSLILEKIFLESGFPKGIFQILLIDQNQIESVIAHSTIQGVTFTGSAFVGSIIGSLSGKYIKKSILELGGNDAFVVMKDVKNIEKIAKLATESRLNNTGQTCISAKRFIVDQTIMDDFTDAVIQEMRTYKRGNLYNESTKIGYISRHDLSDKLHQQYKNIILNGGKICLEITKDGNFFYPSLLKIENDNKIVQKEEIFGPIGMISSFSQEKRIPDIVNNTPYGLGTSIWTNDLEKAEEISKKIDTGMVFINEVVKSDLRFPFGGVKKSGYGRELSALSIKEFSNWKTVIIKKS
- a CDS encoding SufE family protein encodes the protein MTLHKKEEIIKKEFQVLKNWEEKYEYLINLGKKLSKKSSIFRSEDKLIHGCQSKVWLKAKLNGSRIFFEGDSDALLPRGMAALMIRVYSGLFPFEIISSNANFIYEIGFQTFLSPIRANGMFLFLKKIKFYAIAFNTKISVSLNSQT
- the metE gene encoding 5-methyltetrahydropteroyltriglutamate--homocysteine S-methyltransferase → MLKHNLGYPRIGIRRELKKVCEAYWSNKIDSNALFEVGKKIREENWKTQDKADLDLIPCNDFSFYDHVLDMSLLLGVVSEPYLSIPVIHNHNNNIDLYFSMARGFQKNGWDIKAMEMTKWFNTNYHYIVPEFDKNQKFSIFSNKIFDELEESKNILKSIKKIKPVLIGPVSYLFLGKEKEKSFHKMDLIENIIPIYIKIINKLKDKGINWIQLDEPILVLDMSEKEKKVFKYAYGEISKFCSKINILLTSYFDGISENISLLQDVSVQALHIDLVENSNQLEQVLSFFSKESKMILSLGLIDGRNIWKNNYANSIQKIKRTIESIGEDRVMIAPNCSLLHVPIDIEYENSIHIDIKNKMSFAKQKIYELNDLEKIVKGNKSILLSNSYILKKSSSIFHDKKIKERTTKITEQDIQRKNPFHIRQKKQKKKFHLPLFPTTTIGSFPQTKEIRSLRNKFRKKELSQEKYDEKIKNFIIYVIKEQEKIDLDVLVHGEFERTDMVEYFSDKLKGILSTDNGWVQSYGSRCVKPPVIYGDIDRVGDMTVEWICFAQSKTKKLIKGMLTGPVTILQWSFVRDDQPISLTAYQIAWAIREEVLSLEKSGIQMIQIDEPALREGLPLKKKNWKSYFDWSIKAFRLSSSVVKDETQIHTHMCYSEFNDIFKHIADLDADVITMETSRSKMELLKAFSVFSYPNEIGPGVYDIHSPRIPTVEEIFDLIEKASKKLPIKNIWINPDCGLKTRKWKEVLISLKNMTKAAKMARIKLSPHS
- a CDS encoding putative sugar nucleotidyl transferase, which encodes MNFILYDGVEWKKLFPITLTRPVSEIILGLCTIKERWEKYMKKNVEDVITQPFLSKKYSKEEFSFFDNILLINSSFLPNEELIQILFSLKENETIFFQEKMIAIKKNFFKGKEDILSFPLKKCKKTYSVKEVIHIQSPWDIFINNETVLKKDFMFFTKGKKSFSLLGNNNIICRDKIFLEENIKTNNVVLNAKDGPIYIDKKVVIMEGSIIRGPVAIGKNTTLNIGSKIYGGTTIASFCKIGGEIFNSVIFSYSNKGHDGFLGNSVLGEWCNLGAGTNISNLRNDYRKVTVWNYEKKDFVPTNFQFIGVIMGDHSKSAINSQFNTATIVGVSNSIFGYGFPPRYIPSFSLGGIQSKKRIPFNKVCETAEIMMNRRNVNFSFLDKKILEYLYQLLDI
- a CDS encoding type B 50S ribosomal protein L31, with amino-acid sequence MKKKTHPKNYRPVVFKDINNDKMIICKSTVITKDLIHIDGNDYPLYKMEISSYSHPFFTGEKRFLGKTGPAEKFKKKYEKYKKL
- a CDS encoding 3-oxoacyl-ACP synthase III family protein, encoding MIRSIITGTGHYLPNKIIKKDYFFKHKFYDKKGLKIKKSNEEIINKFQKITEIEERRYINKGLFNSDIAAIAAKRALINSKINQEKIDYIISAHNYGDINPISYQSDLMPSVAAKVKNKLQIKNKKCRPYDMIFGCTGWIEGMILADQLLRSKYAKNILITSSETLSKVIDPHDRNAMIFSDGAGAAVLSAVEYLENEENEKHGIIHYDTQCDNNEKLYYLTNGPSLNPNYKKSLVHIRMNGRRIYEYALTEVPKMLKNILDHANLNLKDIKKILIHQANAKMDYAILKRLLKLYNYRFLSEDFLYQIMPTTIQKFGNSSVATVPTLLDLILKGKMTPHEINPGDTILMASLGAGMNINGMIYRFPKKKQI
- the ubiE gene encoding bifunctional demethylmenaquinone methyltransferase/2-methoxy-6-polyprenyl-1,4-benzoquinol methylase UbiE; the encoded protein is MNKYSLYSKEKKLKNMFDHIANKYDLINHMLSFGIDFIWRKKVIHLLYKFSEIRIKKILDLATGTGDLAILLAHQFKHAYITGLDPSDKMLKIAKQKIKNNFFEKRVQIIQGYSQNIPFRNETFEIVTIAFGIRNFQYIHHSIKEIYRILKPSGILAILEFSQPSNYWIMKIYYFYFYFVKKIGNFISKNHFAYNYLKESILSFPYCNNKMNKLLKYHQFNPIHIQKLTFGIVSIYLVKKK